A genomic segment from Corylus avellana chromosome ca5, CavTom2PMs-1.0 encodes:
- the LOC132181851 gene encoding phospholipase A1-IIdelta-like yields MNGTEAITWPKLLGSNNWEGLLDPLDLSLRKLILRCGDLCQATYDAFNNDQNSKYCGSSRYGKASFFHNLMFDAPSDYQVVSFLYATAKVSNAEAFLLHSHSRESWDRESNWIGYIAVTSDDVSRALGRREIYVAWRGTTRSYEWIDVLGADLASAMSLIRPNNPEKAPKKLLCFSSVKPLRREKIPKVMRGWITIYTSDDPTSPFTKTSARAQLLSKIKELTHQYKDENVSVTLTGHSLGASLSVLSAFDLVENGVSDIPVSAIVFACPRVGNKAFNERFNKYTNLKVLHVKNTIDVIPHYPGRWLGYVDTGIELVIDTRKSPSLKDSKNPSDWHNLEAMLHVVAGWNGKNGDFELKVKRSLALVNKFSDFLKDECLIPGSWWVEKNKGMVRDDNGDWVLAPPNHELFEIILVMHKFSLI; encoded by the coding sequence ATGAACGGAACTGAAGCAATTACATGGCCTAAACTCCTGGGCAGCAATAACTGGGAAGGCCTTTTAGACCCCCTCGACCTCTCCCTCCGCAAACTCATCCTCCGCTGCGGCGACCTCTGCCAGGCCACCTACGACGCCTTCAACAACGACCAAAACTCCAAGTACTGCGGCTCCAGCCGCTACGGCAAGGCCTCCTTCTTCCACAACCTCATGTTCGACGCCCCCTCCGACTACCAAGTCGTTTCCTTCCTCTACGCCACCGCCAAAGTCAGCAACGCCGAAGCCTTTCTTCTCCACTCCCACTCCCGCGAATCCTGGGACCGCGAGTCCAACTGGATTGGCTACATCGCCGTCACCTCCGACGATGTCAGCCGCGCCCTCGGCCGCCGTGAAATATACGTCGCATGGCGCGGCACAACAAGGAGCTACGAGTGGATTGATGTGTTGGGTGCTGACCTGGCATCTGCCATGTCATTGATTCGTCCAAACAATCCTGAAAAAGCGCCGAAAAAActtctctgtttttcttctgtTAAACCGTTAAGGAGAGAAAAGATTCCAAAAGTCATGAGGGGCTGGATTACCATTTACACCTCAGACGACCCCACGTCACCCTTCACAAAAACAAGCGCAAGAGCACAGCTTCTAAGCAAGATCAAGGAGTTGACCCACCAATACAAAGACGAGAATGTAAGCGTCACATTAACAGGGCACAGCCTTGGCGCAAGCTTATCGGTCTTGAGCGCTTTCGATCTTGTCGAGAATGGGGTTTCCGATATTCCGGTTTCGGCTATTGTTTTCGCGTGCCCGCGAGTTGGGAATAAAGCTTTCAATGAGAGGTTCAACAAGTACACAAATCTGAAGGTTCTGCATGTGAAGAACACCATCGACGTGATCCCGCACTATCCGGGGCGGTGGTTGGGGTACGTGGACACGGGGATCGAGCTGGTGATAGATACAAGGAAGTCGCCGAGCTTGAAGGACTCCAAGAATCCGAGTGACTGGCATAATTTGGAGGCCATGTTGCATGTGGTGGCTGGCTGGAACGGGAAGAATGGTGATTTTGAGCTGAAGGTGAAGAGGAGTTTGGCTTTGGTCAACAAATTCTCTGATTTTCTCAAGGATGAGTGCTTGATTCCAGGGTCGTGGTGGGTGGAGAAGAACAAAGGGATGGTGCGTGATGACAATGGCGATTGGGTTTTGGCTCCACCCAATCACGAATTGTTCGAAATAATTTTAGTtatgcacaaattctcattgatataa